Proteins from one Pseudomonas grandcourensis genomic window:
- a CDS encoding DUF1795 domain-containing protein yields the protein MDYELQEGSIALPQGFQDRTVNMFVLGASIPAPLSITISRDTLLPGEVLKAYVERQIKMLASKLRGYTLLGKKAVALSTTAPIEGVQIDAYYMTDGRPFYQRQAAFLIEPGRAIIFSTTAQADFSSEQNQNWIDLLASFQPRQPGGTKTDSSAQE from the coding sequence ATGGATTATGAGTTGCAGGAAGGCAGCATCGCGTTGCCGCAAGGTTTTCAGGACCGCACGGTGAACATGTTTGTGTTGGGGGCGAGTATTCCAGCGCCGTTGAGCATCACCATTTCCCGGGACACATTGCTGCCCGGCGAAGTGCTCAAAGCCTACGTCGAGCGTCAGATCAAGATGCTCGCGTCCAAGCTTCGCGGCTACACGCTGCTGGGCAAGAAGGCCGTTGCATTGTCGACCACCGCGCCGATCGAGGGCGTGCAGATCGATGCGTATTACATGACCGATGGCCGACCTTTCTATCAGCGCCAGGCGGCGTTTCTGATCGAGCCTGGACGCGCGATCATTTTTTCCACCACAGCCCAGGCTGACTTCAGCAGCGAGCAGAATCAGAACTGGATTGACCTGCTGGCGAGCTTTCAGCCTCGCCAGCCCGGCGGCACCAAGACCGACTCCAGCGCGCAGGAGTAA